A DNA window from Pogona vitticeps strain Pit_001003342236 chromosome 2, PviZW2.1, whole genome shotgun sequence contains the following coding sequences:
- the LOC140701263 gene encoding LOW QUALITY PROTEIN: uncharacterized protein LOC140701263 (The sequence of the model RefSeq protein was modified relative to this genomic sequence to represent the inferred CDS: inserted 2 bases in 1 codon), whose product MHSHCTSRETSLRSERQYKCVQCGKSFSKSSSLSSHQRTHTGEKTYKCMECGKSFSQSSALSRHQRTHTGEKPYKCLECEKCFSCSTNLSSHQRTHTGEKPYKCMECGKSFTDSSTLSSHQRTHTGEKPYKCMECEKCFSKSSSLSSHQIIHTGEKPYKCLECGKSFSHSSALSSHQRTHTGEKPYKCLECEKCFSNSSTLSSHQRTHTGEKPYKCMECGKCFSHSSTLRSHQRTHTGEKPYKCFACEKCFSLSTSLSFHQRIHTGEKPYKCMECGKSFTDSSGLSSHQRTHTGENPHKCMQCGKNFSHSSALSRHQRAHTGEKPYKCLECEKCFSNSSTLSSHQRTHTGEKPYKCMECGKCFSHSSALRSHQRTHTGEKPYKCMECEKCFSNSSTLSSHQRTHTGEKPYKCMECGKSFSQSGELRSHQRTHTGEKPYKCMECEKCFSKSSTLSSHQRTHTGEKPYKCMECGKTFSHSSSLSSHQRIHTGEKPYKCFACEKCFTRSTSLSSHQRTHRGXKPYKCIECGKSFSHNCVLSSHQRTHTGEKPYKCMECGKNFSHSSSLSSHQRIHTGEKPYKCMGCGKSFSQSGELRSHQRTHTGEKLYKCLECEKCFSQSSYLSSHLRTHIGEKPNNSHWGETIYSGASYNKRPV is encoded by the exons ATGCACAGTCATTGTACTTCACGTGAAACATCCCTGAGGAGTGAGAGACAGTACAAATGTgtacagtgtggaaagagcttcagtaagagcagtagcctcagttcccatcaaagaactcacactggggaaaaaacatataaatgcatggaatgtggaaagagtttcagtcagagcagtgcccTAAGTagacatcagagaactcacactggggagaaaccatataaatgcttggaatgtgagAAGTGCTTCAGTTGCAGCActaacctgagttcccatcaaagaactcacactggggagaaaccatataaatgcatggaatgtgggaagagtttcactgacagcagtaccctgagttcccatcaaagaactcacactggggagaaaccatataaatgcatggaatgtgagaagtgctTCAGTAAGAGCAGTagcctgagttcacatcaaataattcacactggggagaaaccatataaatgcttggaatgtggaaagagcttcagtcacagcagtgccctgagttcccatcaaagaactcacactggggagaaaccatataaatgcttggaatgtgagAAGTGCTTCAGTAACAGTAgtaccctgagttcacatcaaagaactcacactggggagaaaccatacaaatgcatggaatgtggaaagtgcttcagtcacagTAGTACCCTGAGAtcacatcagagaactcacactggggagaaaccatataaatgctttgCATGTGAGAAGTGCTTCAGTCTCAGCACTAGCCTGAGTttccatcaaagaattcacactggggagaaaccatacaaatgcatggaatgtggaaagagtttcactgACAGCAGTggtctcagttcccatcaaagaactcacactggggagaatccacataaatgcatgcaatgtggaaagaacttcagtcacagcagtgccctAAGTAGACATCAAAgagctcacactggggagaaaccatataaatgcttggaatgtgagAAGTGCTTCAGTAACAGTAgtaccctgagttcccatcaaagaactcacactggggaaaaaccatataaatgcatggaatgtggaaagtgcttcagtcacagcagtgccctgagatcacatcagagaactcacactggggagaaaccatataaatgcatggaatgtgagaagtgctTCAGTAACAGTAgtaccctgagttcccatcaaagaactcacactggggagaaaccatataaatgcatggaatgtgggaagagcttcagtcagagcggtGAACTacgttcccatcaaagaactcacactggggagaaaccatataaatgcatggaatgtgagaagtgctTCAGTAAGAGCAgtaccctgagttcccatcaaagaactcacactggggagaaaccatataaatgcatggaatgtgggaagaccttcagtcacagcagtagcctgagttcacatcaaagaattcacactggggagaaaccatataaatgctttgCATGTGAGAAGTGCTTCACGCGCAGCActtccctgagttcccatcaaagaactcacagggg gaaaccatataaatgcatagaatgcggaaagagcttcagtcacaactgtgtcctgagttcacatcaaaggactcacactggggagaaaccatataaatgcatggaatgtgggaagaacttcagtcacagcagtagcctgagttcacatcaaagaattcacactggggagaaaccatataaatgcatgggatgtggaaagagcttcagtcagagcggtGAACTacgttcccatcaaagaactcacactggggagaaactatataaatgcttggaatgtgagAAGTGCTTCAGTCAAAGCAGTTACTTGAGTTCCCATCTAAGAACTCACATTGGGGAGAAACCAAacaattcacactggggagaaaccatatacagtggtgcctcatataacaagcgccccgtttaa